GTACTTCTTTCCTGTATATATTTTCTTAGTTACATTTCATGCAATCATTTCTTttggtaactcccccccccctcaactctACAATAAATTCTACTCCAAGGATGGCTGTTGTCCTATAGGCCAGATCCACAGCTTACCTTCTTCATATTCAGAAACACCAACAGTTAGTGCTGAAATGTGTTCCTAGTACACAAATTAGGTTAGGATACACTTAGGGTGCATACAGACAAATATACTGTGAATGGTGAGCTAGGAGTGAGCTCAGGAGAATGCTGATCAGTTAGTTCCTGTGGTATCACCCACTCTGGCTTCCcagaactattttaaaaaataataaaacatattgattttaaaatacacCAAAAGAAGGAACTTTCATGCTATGCTTTAAGAAACACAGCCCATCTGAACTATGGGAGAATAAAAGTCATACCAGCTTCTACATAAGTACACTGGCATATTGTTTGCACTGCATAAGTGGAAGGAAGCCAGCCTCACTATACAGGGAGAATGCTTGCTTTCACTGCTGATCTCAGATGAATCTTAACACCTTTAGGCCTTGAAGCTGGACatttctacttggaagtaagttccgcAGAAATTAACTGGATTTACTAGATAAATGTGTTTAGGGTTGCAGTGTTTGTTATTTTCCACAGAAACAGAGCAGAACCAAACAAGCTCAATACAGGTTCTCTTCCGATCTGTTTTCTGGAATAAGAGAACTCTCAatcataggaggctgccttacaGAGACAGATCATTGGGCCATTGAACTCATTACTGTCTATGCTGGTTGACCCTGGCCCTCCAGGACTTTAGAAAGGAGTATTACCCAATTTTAAGAACTCGCTGCACCATATGGTCCTTTCGCCTTCACTTTGTCATTTTGACAGGTTTGCTATCAGACTGGAGAATTTGCTTAATATAAAGACAGTTATGGACTGGCCCTACAAGGCCAATTTTCCCATGCAAGAAAGACATTGGCTAAATATATGGATAGGTTTATTCAAGAAATTTCAAATGGTTCTTTTGCACAATGGACTTGCAAGACTGGgaccacagcaaaataaaaaggagGCACGTCATCAAATTGCTTAAGTACTACTCTGTCTCATATCTCTTTTAAGGCTATTCAGTAGCACAGGGTTGTTTCTGGAAGAAATGTCTTCTACAAAGCCATCATTTTGGCCAAGTTCAAAATAATATGTATCTTGGACACTGAGGGGCACATTCTGCCCTAATGTACAAACCTAGTTGTTCTAAAAATGGAGCACAATTTGGCTCAATACATACTGgagcagcacatgaaaagcaGAAGTCCGCATACTTGAAATACCATATCAATAAGtccctgaattattatttttgccccacGTATATACAGAGAACAATGCGGTGGAATGTTATACAAGGTATCAAAAAAGGCTCTGATGTTGCATTTTAGATGAAAAATGGCAGCTTTTATctcgctgccttgcaggacatctacATCAAACATTGTATGGTAAAATATCCGTATCAGACACCGATTGTTAAAAGTAAAATCTTGTTCACTCACTGTGTGCCTCTTCCCCATGGTGATGCAACCCAGCAGTGCTTCTTCCTTGTCAAATGTCCGATTCCAGAGCACACAATGAAGGTTGCATTCAGGCTTCTTCTGCAGCATGTGTGCGCACCCCAACAGAAGTAtctcagcacattttaaaaatcagaagctTTCTTCAAGTAATTGCTGAAAAGCAAGAAGAGCTGGTTTGCACTCTTAGGAAGGTGTAACCTCTACGAATTGAGAAATTGAATGTTACCGGATTCTGGTTGTCTCTTATAAACTGAACATTTACGTTTACAAATAAGACGCAAAGAGCCAAGGTGACACCAGACAGAGCAAAATGCAGACATCTGTAATTTTAATTTATTGGAATAAGAggcctctcttctctcttcttccagatgttggacttgcTGTCTCTTTTAGTTAGAGGTGGCCTTCCCCGTTTCTTAGCTGGAGGAGGGCTAGCCTCATGGtcttccatttctttcttcttaGGCACCTCTTGTGTGTGCTGCTCTATGACTGGATCAGTCCCCCCATCTGGCATGGGCTTCACAGTCTGATCTTCAGGGGTACAAACTGTGGTTCCACTTTCACTACTACTGAGATCCAAGTCTTCCAGGTAAAGGACCTTAGAATGTTGCATGCTTTTGAtgaaggttttctccctctccagtTTCCGACTGGGATTATGCTCATTCATGTCCACCCCAGAGTCCAAGCTAGTATCGTTACTCTCTGTCTTCCTGCCCTTCTTGAGGTCTATGAATGAATGCCTCACCTGAGCTATTGGCTTGCCATCCAATGAAACAAACCATGCCCGTGGATGTGGAgattgttttccttttgaaagcTCCAGCAAGGTTTGCTCTGAAATGCCTTGAAGTTCGGATGAAAATGGTGTCATGACCACAGCTTCGTTTAGCGTCCCTGGAACAGAAACTGACTCCAGCAAGCTATTGGTGTAGTGCCCCCAATTTGCAGCTTGAGGAGATAAGCCTTGTTGGCTATCTAACGCAGCTGATTCATCTCTGGAGGTTGGCACCTGGAGGTGAGAGTGCATGGGCATCTTGGGTAATGTCTGGGTATAACTTTCCCGACTCATTGGCTCCATCATTGGGCTATAGACTAATTGCCCCTTCCTTGGCAAAGTGGCAGACTTGGCAGTATGCAGCTGCTCTGGAGAATGGAACAGGTCAGATGTTTGAAGGATGGCAACAGGTTGGCTATAAAGATGCACCAATTGGTCTGGGAGGGGAGTGAGACCATATATTTCCTCATTCATCGAGAGGTAGTGGTTCCGTTCTTGCAAGTCTCTAGCAGGAGAAATGCtgccaccaatatgttttgctggcTGTAAATGGCTCACTCCTATGCTAGGTTCCAAGGACTGGGGTGAGCTACAGTGAGAATTTTTGCTGGAGAACTGGTATGTAATACCTTCTGTGTAGATTTTGAAACTGTCGcggcctttcctctcctccccttcagCTGAAGCCCCTCTCTGGGGACTATAAGAGGATAATGTGGCTGAAAACAACTGAGACTTGTCATCTGGCTTCAGTGAGCCCTTGGAAATGCCAAGGTGATTTATGTGAGTTGTTGATGTTGTCTGGTCCTTTTTGGAGATATCCCGTTTTGttgtatttctcctcctcttttttgaCT
The nucleotide sequence above comes from Zootoca vivipara chromosome 1, rZooViv1.1, whole genome shotgun sequence. Encoded proteins:
- the FAM171B gene encoding protein FAM171B; translation: MPGIRGSSPLRGLVFLLMLLLKGRPGSAASAGAADLARRPPKQQQPQRAALAEASSSAAAPPGSMFTLKVQVNDIISHQYLSQAIVEVFVNYTKTNSTLTGNNGAVLIQVPYQLGLSLTIASYKDGYMLTPLPWKTGRMPIYSSVTLSLFPQSQANIWLFEDTVLITGKLSDAKSQPSVQFPKYLIKLPMNHHITNVTAYLTVPQQFLKVDHFLYTTGILLNKSGFKSIELTPLAAICVNLFSAGKELNVDGPIQITLPLLPTSAVKAGDPIPAWTFDMKTGAWVNRGLGMVKDAQNHLVWTYTAPSLGYWIAAPLPGTRDSIIASVTKDITAYHTVFLTAILGGTIIIIIGFFAVLLCYCRDTCGQSKKRRRNTTKRDISKKDQTTSTTHINHLGISKGSLKPDDKSQLFSATLSSYSPQRGASAEGEERKGRDSFKIYTEGITYQFSSKNSHCSSPQSLEPSIGVSHLQPAKHIGGSISPARDLQERNHYLSMNEEIYGLTPLPDQLVHLYSQPVAILQTSDLFHSPEQLHTAKSATLPRKGQLVYSPMMEPMSRESYTQTLPKMPMHSHLQVPTSRDESAALDSQQGLSPQAANWGHYTNSLLESVSVPGTLNEAVVMTPFSSELQGISEQTLLELSKGKQSPHPRAWFVSLDGKPIAQVRHSFIDLKKGRKTESNDTSLDSGVDMNEHNPSRKLEREKTFIKSMQHSKVLYLEDLDLSSSESGTTVCTPEDQTVKPMPDGGTDPVIEQHTQEVPKKKEMEDHEASPPPAKKRGRPPLTKRDSKSNIWKKREERPLIPIN